Proteins encoded within one genomic window of uncultured Desulfobacter sp.:
- a CDS encoding two-component regulator propeller domain-containing protein: protein MRCINICQGLLVCICLMSAARTLASAGFCVQHTFNTGAYNSCLIQDRDGLIWVGCSNGIVRYDGYDIQFIKSGEGLLSSAIASCIFEDDQGLLWIATSAGLNRFDKKTNTFTVYKNDPADPYSISSGQFNWAPRTIAQDRDGHMWFGTQAGVNRLDKTTGRFTRFRHVPGDADSLSHDSVWTVVAGKAGVIWIGTESGLDAFSPDTNQVTRYTHDPNCPSSLGRGRVYAVLEDDWPFVWVGTSLGGLNRLNRETGRFLRFEHNPGNADSLSHNAILTITKDRTGQLWLGRPYDVAAGLERFDPETLKFTVYKHVEDDAQSIFGDIIMGCYQDRSGIMWIIENTGGIDKWDPYWKPFEQYCHREGDNTGPSSNVITTIAESHDGSLWMGTQLGGLNRLDRKTGRFRVYRKNRQNPFGISHDYVFSVLEDQDNDLWISMNNGVIGLFNPDSGRLEKQFINPYTNGVGRGMIQDRRNPDILWFGTEGDGMFRLNKHSGKFTRFTHDPGNKNSLANNMVPRLFQEADGTLWVATLGGGLDRFDPGTEIFIHHRKNENNPWSISGDMVTDCHRDSRGRLWVATGDGGLNRLDPKSGRFTHYGAGQGFETQTIRAILEDNSKKLWLSSDSGLIRFSLTSEQVTGRFTDQDGLLGNNFSLFATSAAKTRDGKLWFASLEGVISFFPDQIKNNPYLPPVVLTAFDVSGKSLSNRACPETIEQVHLDWRNNSFEFEFAALNYTQPLKNKYAYILEGFDDEWNRSGTRRYGSYTNLHSGSYTLRLAGSNNDGVWNKNQTRIEVHVQCPPWKTPLAYGLYGALILALCFWGRNLTTKSIKKRLVAKEAELKKEKKLNDQLKTIDKIKSDLLEKKALVENRLINNKVRLENMVRERTAELKSEKEKAEAASRAKSEFLANMSHEIRTPLNLILGYAEMLEKQCRDDAVVGDISTIRCAATTLLTLLNDILDLSKAESGKFTVAYAPFNLDGLLDEIGQIFSITADNKGVTFHLEKSATLPATIILDKTRLRQILMNIVGNAVKFTNKGGVKLSADFHKYNREQLFSKLLFYVEDTGIGIDPDQEGLIFEPFSQQKGQDFNTYGGTGIGLSISKKLVSAMGGVITLESTPGQGSKFIISIPNVKTLDEPKRRTPDLVPKVPEREPETARPEPDISPKILAALPNLLAHLENELAPRWKELRNVLVISRVEEFAGDAADFGSQYQYDSLTLWAQQLQTHTREFDMTNLPDTLAQFPGIIAELAERINKVGN from the coding sequence ATGCGTTGTATAAATATCTGTCAGGGGCTGCTTGTGTGTATCTGTCTTATGTCGGCGGCAAGGACGCTTGCATCGGCCGGATTTTGCGTTCAGCATACTTTCAATACCGGGGCTTACAACAGTTGCCTTATCCAGGACAGGGACGGGCTTATCTGGGTGGGCTGCTCCAACGGTATTGTCCGATATGACGGTTACGACATACAATTCATCAAATCCGGAGAAGGCCTGCTTTCTTCGGCCATTGCATCCTGCATCTTTGAAGATGACCAGGGACTTTTGTGGATCGCCACATCTGCAGGATTGAACCGGTTCGATAAAAAGACCAACACCTTTACCGTTTACAAAAATGATCCTGCCGATCCTTACAGTATCAGCAGCGGTCAGTTCAACTGGGCGCCCAGGACCATTGCCCAGGACAGGGACGGGCACATGTGGTTCGGCACCCAGGCCGGGGTCAACCGCCTGGATAAAACTACCGGGCGCTTCACCCGGTTTCGCCACGTCCCGGGAGATGCCGACAGCCTGAGCCATGATTCCGTCTGGACCGTGGTTGCAGGTAAAGCCGGAGTGATCTGGATCGGCACCGAGTCCGGGCTGGATGCTTTTTCTCCTGACACCAATCAGGTGACCCGGTATACCCATGATCCGAATTGTCCGTCAAGCTTAGGTCGTGGCCGGGTATATGCGGTGCTGGAAGATGACTGGCCCTTTGTCTGGGTGGGCACAAGCCTTGGGGGACTGAACCGACTGAACCGGGAGACCGGCCGGTTTCTGCGGTTTGAACACAATCCCGGTAACGCCGACAGCCTGAGCCACAACGCAATTTTAACCATCACCAAAGACCGCACCGGCCAGCTTTGGCTCGGACGGCCCTATGACGTGGCCGCAGGCCTTGAGCGCTTTGACCCGGAAACTTTAAAATTTACTGTATACAAGCACGTTGAAGACGATGCCCAAAGCATCTTTGGTGATATCATCATGGGATGTTACCAGGACCGGTCAGGCATCATGTGGATTATTGAAAACACCGGCGGCATAGACAAATGGGATCCATACTGGAAGCCGTTTGAGCAGTACTGCCACAGAGAAGGCGACAATACCGGCCCAAGTTCAAACGTCATCACCACCATTGCAGAATCCCATGACGGCAGCCTTTGGATGGGCACCCAGCTTGGGGGCTTGAACCGGCTTGACAGAAAAACAGGGCGGTTCAGGGTCTACCGCAAAAACAGGCAAAATCCTTTTGGTATTAGCCACGATTATGTTTTCTCTGTACTTGAGGATCAGGACAACGATCTGTGGATCTCAATGAACAATGGTGTGATCGGATTATTTAACCCCGATTCCGGCAGGCTTGAAAAACAGTTTATCAACCCTTATACCAACGGAGTGGGCAGGGGGATGATTCAGGACCGCCGCAACCCGGACATCCTCTGGTTCGGTACCGAAGGAGACGGGATGTTCAGGCTGAACAAACACAGCGGTAAATTCACCCGGTTTACCCATGATCCCGGAAACAAAAACAGCCTGGCCAACAATATGGTGCCGCGGTTGTTCCAGGAGGCGGACGGCACCTTGTGGGTGGCAACCCTGGGCGGCGGTCTGGACCGGTTTGATCCCGGTACTGAAATTTTTATCCACCATCGCAAGAACGAAAACAATCCCTGGTCCATCAGTGGCGACATGGTGACGGACTGCCACCGGGACAGCCGGGGCCGGCTTTGGGTCGCCACAGGCGATGGCGGGTTAAACCGCCTTGATCCCAAGTCCGGCAGGTTCACCCATTATGGCGCCGGTCAAGGATTTGAAACCCAAACTATCCGGGCCATTTTGGAAGATAATTCTAAAAAGCTTTGGCTGAGCAGTGATTCAGGGCTGATTCGCTTCAGCCTCACGTCGGAACAGGTCACCGGCAGGTTCACAGACCAGGACGGACTTCTGGGTAACAATTTCAGTCTGTTCGCCACCAGTGCCGCCAAAACCCGGGATGGCAAGCTATGGTTTGCAAGCCTTGAAGGCGTGATCAGCTTTTTTCCCGATCAGATAAAAAACAATCCCTATCTTCCCCCCGTTGTCCTGACCGCCTTTGATGTATCCGGTAAAAGCCTTTCTAACCGGGCCTGTCCGGAAACCATAGAACAGGTCCACCTGGACTGGAGAAACAATTCCTTTGAATTCGAGTTCGCGGCCCTGAATTACACCCAGCCCTTGAAAAACAAATACGCCTATATCCTGGAGGGATTTGACGACGAATGGAACCGCAGCGGTACCCGGCGCTACGGCAGTTACACCAATCTGCATAGTGGCAGCTACACCTTGAGGTTGGCCGGTTCGAACAATGACGGAGTCTGGAACAAAAATCAGACCCGCATTGAAGTCCATGTACAGTGCCCGCCCTGGAAAACCCCACTGGCATACGGCCTATACGGCGCCCTGATTTTGGCGCTCTGCTTTTGGGGACGAAATCTGACCACCAAAAGTATAAAAAAAAGGCTGGTAGCCAAAGAAGCGGAATTAAAAAAAGAGAAAAAGCTTAATGACCAGCTGAAAACTATCGACAAGATAAAATCCGATCTGCTTGAAAAAAAAGCGCTTGTTGAAAACAGGCTGATAAACAACAAGGTAAGGCTTGAAAATATGGTCAGGGAACGCACGGCAGAACTGAAGTCCGAAAAAGAAAAAGCAGAAGCGGCGAGCCGAGCAAAAAGCGAATTTTTAGCCAATATGAGTCATGAAATCAGAACCCCTTTGAACCTAATCCTCGGATATGCTGAAATGCTTGAAAAACAGTGCAGGGACGATGCGGTCGTCGGAGATATTTCCACCATCCGCTGTGCAGCAACCACCCTTTTGACCCTGCTCAACGATATTCTGGATCTGTCCAAAGCGGAATCAGGCAAGTTTACCGTGGCCTATGCCCCCTTCAATCTCGACGGCCTGCTTGATGAAATCGGACAAATTTTCTCGATTACCGCTGACAACAAAGGCGTGACATTTCATCTTGAAAAAAGCGCCACCCTACCGGCCACTATCATTTTGGATAAGACACGGCTGCGTCAAATCCTTATGAACATCGTGGGTAATGCCGTTAAATTTACCAATAAAGGGGGTGTGAAACTCAGTGCCGATTTCCATAAATATAACCGGGAACAGTTGTTTTCTAAATTATTGTTCTATGTGGAGGATACAGGTATCGGTATTGATCCGGACCAGGAGGGGCTGATTTTCGAACCCTTCAGCCAACAAAAAGGGCAGGATTTCAACACTTACGGGGGTACCGGTATCGGGCTTTCCATATCCAAAAAACTGGTTTCGGCCATGGGGGGCGTCATTACGCTTGAAAGCACCCCCGGACAGGGCAGCAAGTTTATAATATCCATTCCCAATGTAAAAACCCTTGATGAACCCAAACGCCGCACACCTGACTTAGTCCCCAAAGTGCCTGAACGGGAACCGGAGACGGCCCGACCGGAACCGGATATATCCCCTAAAATTCTTGCAGCCCTGCCCAATTTGCTGGCCCACCTGGAAAACGAGTTGGCACCCAGATGGAAAGAACTTCGCAACGTCCTGGTAATCAGCAGAGTCGAAGAGTTTGCCGGAGATGCCGCCGATTTTGGCTCCCAATACCAGTATGATTCATTAACACTGTGGGCTCAACAGTTGCAGACACATACCCGGGAATTCGATATGACCAATCTGCCGGACACACTGGCGCAATTTCCCGGTATCATTGCAGAACTTGCAGAGCGGATTAATAAAGTCGGTAATTAA